One Ricinus communis isolate WT05 ecotype wild-type chromosome 7, ASM1957865v1, whole genome shotgun sequence genomic region harbors:
- the LOC8285453 gene encoding classical arabinogalactan protein 6: protein MASSKVIILALLLVAIVGLVSASDSAPSTPSTAAAAAPSSEDDTIGTEDDGGDSAAGAPGAAAGEVVAGPLGSASATNGPSAESPKSGVSALEISAVAGVAAVAAGYFF, encoded by the coding sequence atggCAAGCAGTAAGGTTATCATTCTTGCACTTCTCCTGGTCGCTATTGTTGGGTTAGTATCAGCATCAGATTCAGCTCCATCGACCCCATCAACTGCGGCGGCTGCGGCACCTTCTAGTGAAGATGACACTATCGGCACTGAAGATGATGGTGGTGATTCAGCAGCAGGTGCACCCGGCGCTGCAGCTGGTGAGGTTGTTGCAGGACCTTTGGGCAGTGCATCCGCAACCAATGGACCTTCTGCTGAGTCACCAAAGAGCGGTGTCTCTGCCCTTGAAATTTCTGCTGTTGCTGGTGTTGCAGCTGTTGCTGCTGGCTACTTCTTCTAA